From a region of the Pochonia chlamydosporia 170 chromosome Unknown PCv3seq00015, whole genome shotgun sequence genome:
- a CDS encoding Nuf2 family protein (similar to Metarhizium robertsii ARSEF 23 XP_011411289.1) has translation MTTTDSRLEYSPHKRTRIYMSHLAGNSYSRIANDEGVPRGSISGIIKRYRVQQSAHNCGRSGRPPTVSERDGRVIKLAVRRFPSIKLQEIITEAGLTISTRTLRRWLQKQGIKHNRALQRPHLTARLAEKRLAFARLHVRRPASYWKRWIFNDETTIARGQGGRVKWVWHSQMFRGAFCFNYRTSLYPLLGDPNSPGGGVTSRRILECLQDQLPTICEPGVIFAQDNASTHSARLVQEWLRTWALENGVEVVDWPPYSPDLNPIENLWKMLKEGIYERYPLLAAAPKNADSLQWLCEAAIEVWEDLKEELMERLVESMPRRLEAVIAHNGWYTKY, from the exons ATGACCACTACGGACTCGAGGCTTGAATATAGTCCTCATAAGCGTACGAGGATTTACATGAGCCATCTTGCGGGCAATTCGTACAGCAGGATCGCAAATGATGAGGGAGTTCCTCGAGGGTCCATATCCGGCATCATCAAGCGATATCGTGTGCAACAGAGCGCACATAATTGCGGCCGGTCTGGCCGCCCACCCACAGTCTCTGAAAGGGACGGGAGAGTCATCAAATTGGCCGTCAGAAGGTTCCCTTCAATCAAGCTACAAGAGATTATTACAGAAGCAGGTTTGACGATATCTACAAGGACCTTAAGGCGATGGTTGCAAAAGCAAGGTATTAAGCACAACCGTGCCCTCCAGCGGCCACATTTGACGGCTAGATTGGCTGAAAAACGGCTTGCATTTGCTAGGCTTCACGTACGAAGACCTGCCAGCTATTGGAAGCGTTGGATCTTCAACGACGAGACCACAATCGCGCGTGGCCAAGGAGGGCGTGTAAAGTGGGTTTG GCATTCTCAAATGTTCCGGGGCGCGTTTTGCTTTAACTATCGTACATCGTTATACCCATTGCTTGGGGACCCGAATTCACCGGGAGGCGGCGTCACAAGCCGCCGTATATTAGAATGCCTTCAAGATCAGCTTCCAACAATTTGCGAACCTGGTGTAATATTTGCTCAAGATAATGCATCTACACATTCAGCTCGATTAGTGCAAGAGTGGTTGCGTACGTGGGCTTTAGAAAATGGGGTCGAAGTTGTTGATTGGCCGCCATACTCGCCCGATCTTAATCCTATTGAAAACCTATGGAAGATGCTAAAAGAAGGCATTTACGAGCGTTATCCGCTACTAGCAGCGGCTCCAAAGAATGCCGATAGCTTACAATGGCTCTGTGAGGCCGCAATTGAAGTTTGGGAGGATTTGAAAGAAGAGCTTATGGAACGGCTTGTTGAGTCAATGCCTCGCAGGCTCGAAGCCGTCATCGCACACAACGGGTGGTATACAAAGTATTGA
- a CDS encoding transposase (similar to Metarhizium robertsii ARSEF 23 XP_007825313.2) has protein sequence MPSYTENDLQNAISAVTGGQSVRKAAQLWGIPRATLHDRIQGAQTRLDAYERYQRLSRKDEESLVQWVLKQASLNVPISHQQLRSFVIHILAQGGDHKPLGKNWMKGFLQRHPEISTRKGKRMDSCRINGASADTIKGFFSQLQLPVVRAILPQNSYNMDESGIQEGQGSNGLVLGNSQIRIVIRKHPGSRSWTTIIECISADGRVISPLVIFKGECVQQQWFPDKFDKYRNWHFTASPNGWTTDKIGLHWLREVFIPETTPSKPSEPRLLILDGHGSHVADDFMLECFKNNIYLLFLPEHSSHVLQPLDVGVFSAVKASYRTSIMDLQLSSHSTPTNKIIFLEYYFKARAAGITKRNILAGWKATGIYPLNMSRPLLSKLLVSAKIPLQETPQIDTKQQEDLLKTPQRGSEIHQLFHDIIEPQQQDPTARQLFRKIRKGIDKKNMQLVKAEREIQQLKHQIEAYKPRKKQKVVHDPNKKFVNIKDVEKARQRLATHLARPPVASDAEFEALCHEWQLDS, from the coding sequence ATGCCTAGCTATACGGAAAACGATCTTCAAAATGCAATATCTGCCGTTACAGGCGGGCAGTCAGTCCGAAAGGCTGCACAGCTCTGGGGAATTCCAAGGGCAACCCTTCATGACCGAATTCAAGGTGCCCAAACGCGATTAGATGCATACGAGCGCTATCAGCGGCTTTCTCGGAAGGATGAAGAGAGTCTTGTTCAATGGGTGCTCAAGCAAGCATCGTTAAATGTACCTATTTCCCATCAACAGCTACGAAGCTTTGTAATACACATCCTAGCTCAAGGCGGCGACCACAAACCTCTTGGAAAGAATTGGATGAAAGGCTTCCTACAACGGCATCCGGAAATATCAACAAGGAAAGGCAAGAGAATGGATTCCTGCCGCATCAATGGAGCTTCTGCTGATACTATCAAGGGCTTCTTTTCGCAGCTTCAATTACCAGTTGTACGGGCAATTCTACCGCAGAATTCGTACAATATGGACGAGAGCGGCATTCAGGAGGGCCAGGGCAGCAATGGTCTCGTGCTTGGAAACTCGCAAATACGGATAGTTATCAGGAAACACCCTGGATCACGATCTTGGACCACAATTATCGAGTGTATCTCAGCGGACGGCAGGGTTATTAGCCCACTTGTGATATTTAAGGGAGAATGCGTGCAACAGCAGTGGTTTCCCGATAAATTCGATAAATATCGCAATTGGCACTTtacagcatcaccaaatgGCTGGACCACTGACAAAATTGGGCTGCATTGGCTACGAGAGGTCTTTATCCCGgaaacaacaccatccaagcCCTCAGAGCCCCGGCTGCTAATTCTCGATGGCCACGGAAGTCATGTTGCCGATGATTTTATGCTAGAATGCTTCAAAAACAACATATATCTTCTTTTCCTGCCAGAGCATTCATCACACGTTTTGCAGCCGCTTGATGTGGGCGTTTTCTCTGCCGTCAAAGCTAGCTATCGCACTTCAATTATGGACCTTCAATTATCGTCACATTCAACGCCCACGAACAAAATCATCTTCCTTGAATATTATTTCAAGGCTCGAGCTGCTGGAATTACAAAAAGAAACATCCTTGCAGGTTGGAAGGCTACCGGAATTTATCCTCTTAATATGAGTAGACCTCTTCTATCAAAGCTCCTAGTATCAGCTAAAATACCTCTGCAGGAAACGCCTCAAATTGATACAAAGCAACAGGAAGACCTTCTCAAGACCCCACAACGCGGCAGCGAAATTCATCAGCTTTTTCATGATATTATTgagccgcagcagcaagaccCAACAGCCCGGCAGCTATTTCGAAAGATTCGGAAGGGAATTGACAAGAAAAACATGCAGCTAGTAAAAGCAGAACGCGAGATTCAGCAATTGAAGCATCAGATAGAGGCTTATAAACCaagaaagaagcagaaggtCGTACATGATCCTAATAAAAAAttcgtcaacatcaaggATGTTGAAAAGGCCCGGCAGCGCCTTGCAACGCATCTTGCAAGGCCCCCTGTTGCTAGTGACGCCGAATTTGAAGCCCTCTGTCACGAGTGGCAGCTTGATAGCtag